The proteins below are encoded in one region of Triticum aestivum cultivar Chinese Spring chromosome 1B, IWGSC CS RefSeq v2.1, whole genome shotgun sequence:
- the LOC123123958 gene encoding vacuolar protein 8 isoform X1, which translates to MIGISIVAAAAAAVLALVGFFALAVGVGRRDGAAASGGASSGSEWTGGRDHKARCCNWCDQEMSLHSCPAAAGDAPTGTAEDLLERARGLVPAALDAARAATGFGARWKAIAARLERVPPCLSDLSSHPCFSKNALCRELLQSVAATLAEAAELGVLCREPPKAGKLQMQSDLDALAGKLDLNLRDCALLVKTGVLSDVTVPSPPAEAAAAEASQTDVRELLARLQIGHAEAKHRAVEGLLDALREDEKSVLSALGRGNVAALVQLLTATAPKIREKAATVLCLLAESGSCEGLLVSEGALPPLIRLAESGSLVGREKAVITLQRLSMSPEIARAIVGHSGVRPLIEICQTGDSISQSAAAGALKNLSAVPEVRQALAEEGIARVMISLLDRGVVLGSKEYAAECLQNFTSSNDNLRRAVVSEGALPSLLAYLDGPLPQESAVGALRNLVSAVSPDNLVSLGVLPRLAHVLRDGSVGAQQAAAAAICKISSSPEMKRLVGDHGCMPLLVRLLEAKSNGAREVAAQATATLMSCPANARDVKKDEKSVPNLVQLLDPSPGNTAKKYAISCLLALSASKRCKKLMIAQGAIGYLKKLSEMDVAGAKKLLEKLERGKLRTLFTRK; encoded by the exons atgattggcatatccatcgtagcagcagcggcggcggcggtactAGCTCTCGTGGGTTTCTTCGCGCTGGCGGTCGGCGTCGGGAGGAGGGACGGAGCAGCGGCGAGCGGGGGCGCGTCCAGCGGAAGCGAGTGGACCGGAGGGCGAG ATCACAAGGCGCGGTGTTGTAACTGGTGCGACCAGGAAATGAGCTTGCACAGCTGTCCGGCCGCGGCCGGGGACGCGCCGACCGGGACGGCGGAGGACCTGCTCGAGCGGGCGCGGGGCCTGGTGCCGGCGGCGCTGgacgcggcgcgcgcggcgacggggtTTGGCGCGCGGTGGAAGGCCATCGCGGCGAGGCTCGAGAGGGTGCCGCCGTGCCTGTCCGACCTGTCCAGCCACCCCTGCTTCTCCAAGAACGCGCTCTGCCGGGAGCTGTTGCAGTCCGTTGCTGCCACCCTCGCCGAGGCCGCCGAGCTCGGCGTGCTCTGCCGCGAGCCGCCCAAGGCTGGCAAGCTGCAGATGCAGAGCGACCTGGACGCTCTCGCCGGGAAGCTGGACCTCAACCTCCGGGACTGCGCGCTGCTTGTCAAGACCGGCGTGCTGTCAGATGTGACGGTTCCGTCTCCTCCggctgaggcggcggcggcagaagcctCGCAGACGGACGTGCGGGAGCTACTCGCTAGGCTGCAAATCGGGCACGCCGAGGCGAAGCACCGGGCTGTGGAGGGGCTCCTTGATGCGCTGCGCGAGGACGAGAAGAGTGTGCTGTCGGCGCTCGGCCGTGGCAACGTGGCCGCGCTGGTGCAGTTGCTGACGGCGACGGCGCCCAAGATCAGGGAGAAGGCAGCCACCGTGCTCTGCTTGCTTGCCGAGTCCGGAAGCTGCGAGGGCTTACTGGTGTCGGAGGGCGCGCTGCCGCCGCTCATCCGGCTGGCAGAGTCCGGCAGCCTTGTTGGCCGGGAGAAGGCCGTCATCACGCTGCAGCGTCTGTCCATGTCACCCGAGATTGCCCGCGCCATCGTCGGGCACAGCGGCGTCCGTCCACTCATCGAAATCTGCCAGACAGGGGACTCCATCTCGCAATCCGCGGCGGCGGGCGCGCTCAAGAACCTCTCCGCGGTGCCGGAGGTCCGGCAAGCGCTGGCCGAGGAAGGCATCGCGCGCGTCATGATCAGCCTGCTCGACCGCGGCGTCGTGCTGGGTTCCAAGGAGTACGCGGCGGAGTGCCTGCAGAACTTCACGTCGAGCAACGACAACCTGCGGCGCGCCGTGGTGTCCGAGGGCGCGCTGCCCAGCCTGCTCGCTTACCTCGACGGTCCGCTGCCGCAGGAGTCCGCCGTGGGCGCACTCCGCAACCTCGTGTCCGCCGTCTCGCCGGACAACCTCGTGTCGCTCGGCGTGCTCCCGCGGCTCGCGCACGTGCTCCGCGACGGCTCCGTGGGCGCGCAGCAGGCAGCCGCGGCGGCCATCTGCAAGATCTCCAGCTCCCCGGAGATGAAGCGGCTGGTGGGCGACCACGGGTGCATGCCGCTGCTGGTGCGGCTGCTGGAGGCCAAGTCGAACGGCGCGCGGGAGGTGGCGGCGCAGGCGACGGCGACGCTGATGAGCTGCCCGGCGAACGCGAGGGACGTGAAGAAGGACGAGAAGAGCGTGCCGAACCTGGTGCAGCTGCTGGACCCGAGCCCGGGGAACACGGCCAAGAAGTACGCCATCTCCTGCCTCCTGGCGCTGTCGGCGAGCAAGCGGTGCAAGAAGCTGATGATCGCGCAGGGCGCCATTGGGTACCTGAAGAAGCTCTCCGAGATGGACGTGGCCGGCGCCAAGAAGCTGCTCGAGAAGCTGGAGCGTGGCAAGCTGCGCACCCTATTCACTAGGAAGTAA
- the LOC123123958 gene encoding vacuolar protein 8 isoform X2: MSLHSCPAAAGDAPTGTAEDLLERARGLVPAALDAARAATGFGARWKAIAARLERVPPCLSDLSSHPCFSKNALCRELLQSVAATLAEAAELGVLCREPPKAGKLQMQSDLDALAGKLDLNLRDCALLVKTGVLSDVTVPSPPAEAAAAEASQTDVRELLARLQIGHAEAKHRAVEGLLDALREDEKSVLSALGRGNVAALVQLLTATAPKIREKAATVLCLLAESGSCEGLLVSEGALPPLIRLAESGSLVGREKAVITLQRLSMSPEIARAIVGHSGVRPLIEICQTGDSISQSAAAGALKNLSAVPEVRQALAEEGIARVMISLLDRGVVLGSKEYAAECLQNFTSSNDNLRRAVVSEGALPSLLAYLDGPLPQESAVGALRNLVSAVSPDNLVSLGVLPRLAHVLRDGSVGAQQAAAAAICKISSSPEMKRLVGDHGCMPLLVRLLEAKSNGAREVAAQATATLMSCPANARDVKKDEKSVPNLVQLLDPSPGNTAKKYAISCLLALSASKRCKKLMIAQGAIGYLKKLSEMDVAGAKKLLEKLERGKLRTLFTRK; encoded by the coding sequence ATGAGCTTGCACAGCTGTCCGGCCGCGGCCGGGGACGCGCCGACCGGGACGGCGGAGGACCTGCTCGAGCGGGCGCGGGGCCTGGTGCCGGCGGCGCTGgacgcggcgcgcgcggcgacggggtTTGGCGCGCGGTGGAAGGCCATCGCGGCGAGGCTCGAGAGGGTGCCGCCGTGCCTGTCCGACCTGTCCAGCCACCCCTGCTTCTCCAAGAACGCGCTCTGCCGGGAGCTGTTGCAGTCCGTTGCTGCCACCCTCGCCGAGGCCGCCGAGCTCGGCGTGCTCTGCCGCGAGCCGCCCAAGGCTGGCAAGCTGCAGATGCAGAGCGACCTGGACGCTCTCGCCGGGAAGCTGGACCTCAACCTCCGGGACTGCGCGCTGCTTGTCAAGACCGGCGTGCTGTCAGATGTGACGGTTCCGTCTCCTCCggctgaggcggcggcggcagaagcctCGCAGACGGACGTGCGGGAGCTACTCGCTAGGCTGCAAATCGGGCACGCCGAGGCGAAGCACCGGGCTGTGGAGGGGCTCCTTGATGCGCTGCGCGAGGACGAGAAGAGTGTGCTGTCGGCGCTCGGCCGTGGCAACGTGGCCGCGCTGGTGCAGTTGCTGACGGCGACGGCGCCCAAGATCAGGGAGAAGGCAGCCACCGTGCTCTGCTTGCTTGCCGAGTCCGGAAGCTGCGAGGGCTTACTGGTGTCGGAGGGCGCGCTGCCGCCGCTCATCCGGCTGGCAGAGTCCGGCAGCCTTGTTGGCCGGGAGAAGGCCGTCATCACGCTGCAGCGTCTGTCCATGTCACCCGAGATTGCCCGCGCCATCGTCGGGCACAGCGGCGTCCGTCCACTCATCGAAATCTGCCAGACAGGGGACTCCATCTCGCAATCCGCGGCGGCGGGCGCGCTCAAGAACCTCTCCGCGGTGCCGGAGGTCCGGCAAGCGCTGGCCGAGGAAGGCATCGCGCGCGTCATGATCAGCCTGCTCGACCGCGGCGTCGTGCTGGGTTCCAAGGAGTACGCGGCGGAGTGCCTGCAGAACTTCACGTCGAGCAACGACAACCTGCGGCGCGCCGTGGTGTCCGAGGGCGCGCTGCCCAGCCTGCTCGCTTACCTCGACGGTCCGCTGCCGCAGGAGTCCGCCGTGGGCGCACTCCGCAACCTCGTGTCCGCCGTCTCGCCGGACAACCTCGTGTCGCTCGGCGTGCTCCCGCGGCTCGCGCACGTGCTCCGCGACGGCTCCGTGGGCGCGCAGCAGGCAGCCGCGGCGGCCATCTGCAAGATCTCCAGCTCCCCGGAGATGAAGCGGCTGGTGGGCGACCACGGGTGCATGCCGCTGCTGGTGCGGCTGCTGGAGGCCAAGTCGAACGGCGCGCGGGAGGTGGCGGCGCAGGCGACGGCGACGCTGATGAGCTGCCCGGCGAACGCGAGGGACGTGAAGAAGGACGAGAAGAGCGTGCCGAACCTGGTGCAGCTGCTGGACCCGAGCCCGGGGAACACGGCCAAGAAGTACGCCATCTCCTGCCTCCTGGCGCTGTCGGCGAGCAAGCGGTGCAAGAAGCTGATGATCGCGCAGGGCGCCATTGGGTACCTGAAGAAGCTCTCCGAGATGGACGTGGCCGGCGCCAAGAAGCTGCTCGAGAAGCTGGAGCGTGGCAAGCTGCGCACCCTATTCACTAGGAAGTAA
- the LOC123123978 gene encoding protein COFACTOR ASSEMBLY OF COMPLEX C SUBUNIT B CCB2, chloroplastic translates to MALLVRAPPLLHLQPPPTTAQAFFVRQLAPTPRRRPLSARVRVRASNSDPPQQVNLSVLRFIAGIPGLDESYLPRWIGLGFGALVLLNHLLSPSPTPAQLRSEALGLCLAAFSAALPYLGRFLEGAGASSRVPLPEGSRQVFVIPDDLSTSQKEDMAWATYVLLQNTNTTSVLIAIGNVLCIRGYWDPPADISKYAMIDWFKSQMEQAGLDNLSSALYFPNFSDTQLGNILPQGILSVLAQPIVSNPDPANGESKAEGVVLLASNANYAYSEKDMVWIRTVANKFRLV, encoded by the exons ATGGCTCTACTCGTCCGTGCACCACCGCTTCTCCACCTACAGCCTCCCCCCACCACCGCGCAAGCTTTCTTCGTCCGGCAACTCGCACCCACACCCCGCCGCCGTCCCCTCTCCGCCCGCGTCCGCGTGCGCGCCTCCAACTCCGACCCTCCGCAGCAGGTCAACCTCTCCGTCCTGCGCTT CATCGCAGGGATCCCCGGGCTGGACGAGTCGTACCTCCCGCGGTGGATAGGCCTCGGCTTCGGCGCCCTCGTCCTCCTCAACCACCTCCTCTCGCCGTCCCCAACCCCCGCGCAGCTC AGGTCGGAGGCTCTGGGGCTGTGCCTGGCCGCGTTCTCAGCGGCGCTGCCGTACCTCGGGCGTTTCCTAGAG GGTGCTGGTGCTTCCAGCCGTGTGCCGCTGCCAGAAGGGAGCAGGCAGGTGTTTGTGATTCCTGATGATCTCTCGACGTCGCAGAAAGAGGATATGGCCTGGGCCACATATGTTCTGCTGCAGAACACGAACACCACATCAGTG CTCATAGCAATTGGCAATGTGTTGTGCATACGAGGATACTGGGATCCTCCTGCAGATATCTCTAAATATGCAATGATTGATTGGTTCAAGAGTCAGATGGAACAAGCTGGACTCGACAATCTGAGCAGTGCTTTGTACTTTCCTAATTTTTCTG ACACACAGCTTGGGAATATTCTACCACAAGGAATTCTTTCTGTGTTGGCACAACCAATTGTGAGCAACCCTGATCCAGCTAACGGTGAATCAAAAGCTGAAGGTGTCGTCCTGTTGGCCTCCAATGCAAATTATGCATACAGTGAGAAAGATATGGTTTGGATAAGAACAGTTGCAAATAAATTTCGACTTGTGTAA